From one Humulus lupulus chromosome 8, drHumLupu1.1, whole genome shotgun sequence genomic stretch:
- the LOC133798434 gene encoding CASP-like protein 4C1, with protein sequence MRSPQVQAARNGETPSPPQHRHHYNHNQTPFHSTLSVQKLRRFNWLIFVFRLAAFCFSFTSSVFMLTNSRGSSPRWYDFDAFRFVFAANAIVALYSIFEMVACVWEISRGVTLFPEVLQVWFDFGHDQVFAYLLLSAESAGITLARVLKGEDTCSTSSGFCVQADISIALGFAGFLFLGFSSLLSGFRVACLVINGSRFHM encoded by the exons ATGCGATCTCCTCAGGTCCAGGCAGCGCGTAACGGTGAGACGCCGTCGCCGCCGCAGCATCGCCACCACTACAACCACAACCAGACTCCCTTTCACTCCACCCTCTCCGTACAGAAGCTCCGTCGATTCAACTGGCTCATCTTCGTCTTTCGCCTCGCCGCTTTCTGCTTCTCCTTCACTTCCTCCGTCTTCATGCTTACTAACTCGCGCGGCTCCTCTCCTCGCTGGTACGATTTCGATGCTTTCAG ATTCGTATTCGCAGCGAATGCAATAGTAGCGCTGTACTCTATATTCGAAATGGTAGCATGCGTTTGGGAAATATCTAGAGGAGTCACCCTCTTTCCCGAAGTCTTACAGGTCTGGTTTGACTTCGGCCACGACCAG GTGTTCGCGTACCTGTTGCTGTCTGCGGAGTCGGCGGGAATAACGCTGGCGAGGGTGCTAAAAGGGGAGGACACGTGTAGCACATCGAGCGGGTTTTGTGTGCAGGCAGACATATCCATAGCCCTCGGATTTGCCGGGTTTCTATTCCTAGGGTTTTCGTCGTTGCTATCGGGTTTTCGGGTCGCCTGCCTCGTCATCAACGGTTCTCGTTTTCATATGTGA
- the LOC133798435 gene encoding dolichyl-diphosphooligosaccharide--protein glycosyltransferase subunit 4A, which produces MFDDQDLGFFANFLGIFIFVLVIAYHYVMADPKYEGS; this is translated from the coding sequence ATGTTTGATGATCAAGACTTGGGCTTTTTCGCCAATTTCCTTGGCATTTTTATATTTGTGCTGGTGATTGCTTACCATTATGTAATGGCCGACCCTAAATATGAAGGTAGCTAA